A single region of the Vicia villosa cultivar HV-30 ecotype Madison, WI linkage group LG4, Vvil1.0, whole genome shotgun sequence genome encodes:
- the LOC131597991 gene encoding uncharacterized protein LOC131597991, which produces MEFPILFSTAPNSAVNIASQGQWYEGDWYWNVEVGSGNLSSSALEEQRKLMCILTELKPNPSLQDTTIWWRDSIGFSVKAAYTRLRAILNTGSVLNSSLKHCFSVLWKVPIPSNIQFFGWRLLLDQLPTRFQLFRRGVGDHLGVVCPMCFEDEESAVHLFFHCRIAVPIWSGVFAWLGIPAVVFPQSVMETFDVPIDLLQGIFKKKLRKVLWFAVTWIIWLSRNAIIFDDVRLDIPVIISQIKSILRDWLGFYNNCRIDVAREDWIVNPVDYFYWVG; this is translated from the coding sequence ATGGAATTTCCCATACTTTTTTCAACAGCACCAAATTCTGCTGTTAATATTGCATCACAAGGGCAGTGGTATGAGGGAGACTGGTATTGGAATGTGGAAGTCGGTTCAGGCAATTTGTCGTCTTCGGCGTTGGAGGAACAAAGGAAACTGATGTGTATATTAACAGAGCTGAAACCAAATCCTTCTTTGCAGGATACAacaatttggtggagagattcGATTGGATTTTCGGTTAAAGCGGCATATACAAGACTGCGGGCTATATTGAATACAGGTTCAGTTCTGAATTCTTCTCTTAAGCATTGTTTTTCAGTTCTGTGGAAGGTTCCTATTCCTTCGAATATTCAGTTTTTCGGATGGAGGTTACTTTTGGATCAACTTCCTACGAGATTTCAGCTATTCAGAAGAGGTGTCGGTGACCATCTTGGCGTCGTTTGTCCTATGTGttttgaagatgaagaatcagCGGTGCATCTATTCTTTCATTGTAGAATAGCGGTTCCAATTTGGTCGGGAGTCTTTGCTTGGTTGGGAATTCCAGCAGTGGTTTTTCCGCAGTCGGTGATGGAGACTTTTGATGTACCAATTGATCTTTTGCAGGGAATATTCAAGAAAAAACTTCGGAAGGTATTATGGTTTGCTGTGACTTGGATCATTTGGTTGTCTAGGAATGCGATTATATTTGATGACGTTAGATTGGATATTCCGGTGATTATTTCTCAGATTAAATCTATCTTGCGGGATTGGTTGGGTTTTTATAATAATTGTAGGATTGATGTAGCTAGAGAGGATTGGATTGTTAATCCCGTCGACTATTTTTATTGGGTCGGATAG